One genomic window of Malaciobacter molluscorum LMG 25693 includes the following:
- a CDS encoding molybdopterin molybdotransferase MoeA — protein MALNINDTLKIIENLYPSLDFEIIPIEETINRISAENIFANCSLPKFDNSAMDGYAILFDDRNNELDVIDTIFAGDNTNITLNKNCCVKIMTGAKIPSNATAIIPKEETKLLNNNKIKIKNKIKVKEFQHIKFIGEDISLNEKLINIGDRINFSKITLLSSQGISHLKVYKKPKIAVFASGEELKLHYEKIEDYQIYNSNTPTFIARAKELGCEVTFMGQAKDSVESIKELINNSLNADLIITSGGVSVGDADFTKEAFQTLDFDTIIDGIIIKPGKPTIFGKIKNTYILNLPGNPLASALIFELFGRLIIQKLIGSNNLYHNFILGKLSNKLEIKKGKYTIIPGMFDGEYFHVIEKRSPGMVNVLSKANSMIVLDDEIEKLPKDYMLKILPINWKFFTDIKKDFITK, from the coding sequence ATGGCTTTAAATATTAATGATACATTAAAAATTATAGAAAATTTATATCCAAGTTTAGACTTTGAAATCATTCCAATAGAAGAAACAATAAATAGAATTAGTGCTGAAAATATATTTGCTAATTGCTCACTTCCAAAGTTTGATAATTCTGCTATGGATGGTTATGCTATATTATTTGATGATAGAAATAATGAATTAGATGTAATTGATACCATATTTGCAGGTGATAATACTAATATCACTTTAAATAAGAATTGTTGCGTAAAAATAATGACTGGAGCAAAAATTCCATCTAATGCAACAGCCATAATACCTAAAGAAGAGACAAAACTATTAAACAATAATAAAATAAAAATTAAAAATAAAATAAAAGTAAAAGAGTTTCAACATATAAAATTTATTGGAGAAGATATAAGTTTAAATGAAAAACTTATTAATATTGGAGATAGAATAAATTTTTCAAAAATCACCCTACTTTCATCTCAAGGAATCTCACATTTAAAAGTATATAAAAAACCTAAAATTGCTGTATTTGCATCAGGAGAAGAGTTAAAACTTCATTATGAAAAAATAGAAGATTATCAAATTTATAACTCAAATACACCAACATTTATAGCAAGAGCAAAAGAGTTAGGATGTGAAGTTACTTTTATGGGACAAGCTAAAGATAGTGTAGAATCAATCAAAGAATTAATTAATAACTCTTTAAATGCTGATTTGATTATAACTTCTGGTGGAGTAAGTGTAGGAGATGCGGATTTTACAAAAGAGGCATTTCAAACACTTGATTTTGATACAATAATTGATGGTATCATTATAAAACCAGGGAAACCAACAATCTTTGGTAAAATTAAAAATACTTATATTTTAAATTTACCAGGTAATCCTTTAGCATCTGCATTAATATTTGAACTATTTGGAAGATTAATTATACAAAAATTAATTGGCTCAAATAATTTATATCACAACTTTATTTTAGGAAAGTTATCTAATAAATTAGAGATTAAAAAAGGTAAATATACAATAATACCAGGAATGTTTGATGGAGAGTATTTTCATGTAATTGAAAAAAGAAGTCCAGGGATGGTAAATGTACTTAGTAAAGCTAATAGTATGATAGTTTTGGATGATGAAATTGAAAAATTACCAAAAGATTATATGCTTAAAATTTTGCCAATAAATTGGAAGTTTTTTACTGATATAAAAAAGGATTTTATAACAAAATGA
- a CDS encoding 16S rRNA (uracil(1498)-N(3))-methyltransferase has product MQFTYDSLAKNDILKIENENYKHIIKARRHKVGDILAFRNLDDNFLYYYEITLIDKRSAILNLKSFEEKIVEVSNKLHIGWCIVDPKTIEKELPYLNELGVDKITFIPCDYSQNNFKLNIEKMEKILINSSQQCGRSSYIKLDISSGLKEFISKYPDSFMLNFSNKYIEDCKSKINTIIIGCEGGFSKNEVNNFDVEKIVGFNTPLILKSQTAITAIASKILI; this is encoded by the coding sequence ATGCAATTTACTTATGATAGTTTAGCAAAAAATGATATTTTAAAAATAGAAAATGAAAACTATAAACATATTATAAAAGCAAGAAGACATAAAGTAGGGGATATTTTAGCTTTTAGAAATTTAGATGATAATTTTTTATATTATTATGAAATCACACTTATTGATAAAAGAAGTGCAATCTTAAATCTTAAATCATTTGAAGAAAAAATTGTTGAGGTAAGTAATAAGTTACATATTGGTTGGTGTATTGTTGATCCAAAAACTATTGAAAAAGAGTTACCATATTTAAATGAATTAGGTGTTGATAAAATTACATTTATTCCATGTGATTATTCTCAAAATAATTTTAAATTGAATATTGAAAAAATGGAAAAAATATTAATCAACTCTTCTCAACAATGTGGAAGAAGTTCTTATATTAAATTAGATATATCTTCTGGATTAAAAGAGTTTATAAGTAAATATCCTGATTCTTTTATGCTAAATTTTTCTAATAAATATATTGAAGATTGTAAAAGTAAAATAAATACTATTATTATAGGTTGTGAAGGTGGCTTTTCTAAAAATGAAGTAAATAATTTCGATGTAGAAAAAATAGTAGGATTTAATACCCCTTTAATTTTAAAATCACAAACAGCAATTACCGCAATTGCTTCAAAGATATTAATTTAA
- a CDS encoding c-type cytochrome: MREIKILAVVVVLTLITYWGVEPFAHSQMHPHVDPANYDFAQADKVSAKEQVDEKKEALEKAEAQAKATGNEKLTHIPKSEYNEAVKFEKTINDFWASNKEALSLTGNATNGATLVQANCTACHSIKKEGFPPVMDDASSAAAYGVVPPDLSTAGKLYSKEYLVGFIKEPTLASKVSHKFVDGRVHPMPSYSWMQPQEIADMVAYLQSIAPDKMTDKEVFQNACQRCHGIKYGDMLGGTMAAHTPETNIKAYMGKVPPDLSQYIRSRGAQYLHEFINDPQKHLESTAMPRVGLTKDSEEKVISYLEKVGDSKKAQREELGPKFLIYLVIFAIFAWLWKASKWRDVH, from the coding sequence ATGAGAGAAATAAAAATATTAGCAGTAGTAGTAGTTTTAACACTAATAACTTACTGGGGTGTTGAACCATTTGCTCATTCACAAATGCATCCTCATGTAGATCCTGCAAATTATGATTTTGCACAAGCTGATAAAGTAAGTGCAAAAGAGCAAGTTGATGAAAAAAAAGAAGCTCTTGAAAAAGCTGAAGCTCAAGCTAAAGCAACTGGTAACGAAAAATTAACTCATATTCCAAAAAGTGAATATAATGAAGCTGTTAAATTTGAAAAAACAATAAATGATTTTTGGGCTTCAAATAAAGAAGCATTAAGTTTAACAGGTAATGCGACAAATGGTGCAACTTTAGTACAAGCAAACTGTACAGCTTGCCACTCAATAAAAAAAGAGGGATTCCCTCCTGTAATGGATGATGCAAGTTCTGCTGCAGCATATGGTGTAGTTCCACCAGACTTAAGTACAGCTGGTAAACTTTACTCAAAAGAGTATTTAGTTGGATTTATAAAAGAACCAACTTTAGCTTCAAAAGTTTCACATAAATTTGTTGATGGTAGAGTTCACCCAATGCCTTCTTATTCTTGGATGCAACCACAGGAGATTGCTGATATGGTAGCATATCTACAATCAATTGCACCAGATAAAATGACAGATAAAGAAGTATTCCAAAATGCTTGTCAAAGATGTCATGGTATTAAATATGGAGATATGCTAGGTGGTACAATGGCTGCACATACTCCTGAAACTAATATTAAAGCATATATGGGAAAAGTTCCACCAGATTTATCACAATACATTAGAAGTAGAGGTGCTCAATATTTACATGAATTTATTAATGACCCTCAAAAACACTTAGAAAGTACTGCAATGCCTAGAGTTGGATTAACTAAAGATTCTGAAGAAAAAGTAATTTCTTACTTAGAAAAAGTTGGTGACTCTAAAAAAGCACAAAGAGAAGAATTAGGACCTAAATTCTTAATTTATCTAGTAATTTTTGCAATCTTTGCATGGTTATGGAAAGCTAGCAAATGGAGAGATGTTCACTAA
- a CDS encoding cytochrome b, producing MAKFTKANSVGEWLDQRLNTTTLNKVLMTEYWIPKDINFLWAMGVLLATTFGILVISGIFLMMYYKPDVNLAFDSVNYTIMQEVAYGWLFRHMHGVAASVVFLIIYIHMFTGIYYGSYKQGREMIWISGMLLFVVFSAAGFSGYMLPWGQMSYWAAMVITNLFGGIPFIGPDLVVWIRGDFNVADATLTRFFMLHVFLLPIVIMGLIAFHFYTLRIPHVNNQDSEELDFDAEAEKYLSGNKKESKVIPFWPIFISKDLAVLGIFLLFYFYLVFFHYEFAMDPVNFDPADNMATPAHIYPEWYFLWSYEVLRGFFFDIGPMKAFDIGLAAFGFANAIFLFLPFLDRDTKILPAHKRPAFFVWFWILMADLIVLTIWGKLPPTGANAWVGFVAATLFIVLFILLPVISKIDAKKRGA from the coding sequence ATGGCAAAATTTACTAAAGCAAACTCTGTTGGTGAGTGGTTAGATCAAAGATTAAATACAACTACACTAAACAAAGTTTTAATGACTGAGTATTGGATTCCAAAAGATATTAACTTCTTATGGGCAATGGGTGTATTATTAGCTACAACATTTGGAATTTTAGTAATTTCTGGAATTTTTTTAATGATGTATTACAAACCAGATGTAAACTTAGCATTTGATTCTGTTAACTACACAATTATGCAAGAAGTTGCATATGGTTGGTTATTTAGACATATGCATGGAGTTGCTGCATCAGTTGTATTCTTAATTATTTACATACATATGTTTACTGGAATTTACTATGGTTCTTATAAACAAGGTAGAGAGATGATTTGGATCTCTGGTATGTTACTATTTGTAGTATTTAGTGCAGCTGGTTTTTCTGGATATATGTTACCTTGGGGACAAATGTCTTACTGGGCAGCAATGGTTATTACAAATTTATTTGGTGGTATTCCATTTATTGGTCCTGATTTAGTTGTATGGATTAGGGGTGACTTTAATGTTGCTGATGCTACATTAACTAGATTTTTTATGTTACATGTGTTCTTATTACCAATCGTAATTATGGGACTTATTGCATTCCACTTCTATACTTTAAGAATTCCTCATGTTAATAATCAAGATTCTGAAGAACTTGACTTTGATGCTGAAGCTGAAAAATATTTAAGTGGTAATAAAAAAGAATCGAAAGTTATTCCATTCTGGCCTATCTTTATTTCTAAAGATTTAGCAGTTTTAGGGATCTTCTTATTATTCTATTTTTACTTAGTATTCTTCCATTATGAATTTGCGATGGATCCAGTTAACTTTGATCCAGCTGATAATATGGCAACTCCTGCACATATTTATCCTGAGTGGTATTTCTTATGGTCATATGAAGTATTAAGAGGTTTCTTCTTTGATATTGGTCCTATGAAGGCATTTGATATTGGATTAGCTGCATTTGGTTTTGCAAATGCAATTTTCTTGTTCTTACCATTCTTAGATAGAGATACAAAAATTTTACCAGCACATAAAAGACCTGCATTTTTTGTTTGGTTCTGGATATTAATGGCAGACTTAATTGTATTAACTATTTGGGGTAAATTACCTCCAACAGGTGCAAATGCATGGGTTGGATTTGTAGCAGCTACTCTATTTATTGTACTGTTTATCCTATTACCAGTTATTTCAAAAATTGATGCTAAAAAGAGAGGTGCATAA
- a CDS encoding Rieske 2Fe-2S domain-containing protein encodes MSNETNRRDFLGYTFAAVAAVGGAASLVGMKKAWDPLPSVLSSGFTEFDLSAVKAGHPSTIMWRGKPVFILKKTADMQPNKRDLIINGDRYTIAIGLCTHLGCIPAWKKTKWKCPCHGGEFNASGEEIFGPPPRPLDLPPFSISGTKIVLGEEGPEYKKIAAAMKA; translated from the coding sequence ATGTCTAACGAAACAAATAGACGAGATTTTCTTGGTTATACATTTGCTGCAGTCGCTGCAGTCGGTGGTGCTGCTTCTTTAGTTGGAATGAAGAAAGCATGGGATCCACTTCCAAGTGTATTATCTAGCGGATTTACTGAATTTGATTTAAGTGCAGTAAAAGCTGGTCATCCAAGTACAATCATGTGGAGAGGAAAACCCGTATTTATACTTAAAAAAACTGCTGATATGCAACCTAATAAAAGAGACTTAATTATTAATGGTGACAGATATACAATTGCAATTGGATTGTGTACTCACCTTGGATGTATTCCTGCTTGGAAAAAAACAAAATGGAAATGTCCATGTCACGGTGGCGAATTTAATGCCAGCGGTGAAGAAATTTTTGGTCCACCACCAAGACCTCTTGACTTACCTCCATTTAGTATTTCTGGTACTAAAATTGTTTTAGGTGAAGAAGGTCCTGAATATAAAAAAATCGCAGCTGCGATGAAGGCATAA
- the thrC gene encoding threonine synthase, with the protein MNFIETRGNDGVKPLEVSFSEAILNPSASFGGLYVPKELPKLEENFIQKHLDKNYKKLAYDILKAFKIDISDDDINNALSLYDNFDDAKNPCPVVKVKEDLFVHEQYHGPTRAFKDMALQPFGSILSSIAKKRDEKYLILAATSGDTGPAALNTFKNKENIKIACMYPDGGTSDVQRLQMVCEDGENQKVIGIKGNFDDAQTALKNLLNSQSFKKELDNDGIKLSAANSVNFGRIIFQIIYHFHSYLELIRQNEIKNHDKIYLVVPSGNFGNVLGAYYAKKMGLPIEKLLVASNENNILTEWINTGVYDIKDKQLILTKSPAMDILKSSNIERVMYDLFGAKRTKELFENLAKDNIFTLTNDEKQLLQSEFSAINSDDSYGAIKIKEFLDNGYLMDPHTATCLKAYENLREKDLKTVIYSTAEWTKFSPTVLNALKQDNTKYNDKEALEEIAHKYNATLPDNIKKLFNSKIIHKTIIDKKDIEEEIVRFIREN; encoded by the coding sequence ATGAATTTTATAGAAACAAGAGGAAATGATGGAGTTAAACCATTAGAAGTTAGTTTTAGTGAAGCAATACTAAATCCAAGTGCTTCATTTGGGGGTTTATATGTTCCAAAAGAATTACCTAAATTAGAAGAAAACTTTATTCAAAAACATTTAGATAAAAACTACAAAAAACTTGCATATGACATATTAAAAGCTTTTAAAATAGATATTAGTGATGATGATATTAATAATGCATTATCACTATATGATAATTTTGATGATGCAAAAAATCCATGCCCAGTTGTAAAAGTAAAAGAGGATTTATTTGTACATGAGCAATATCATGGACCAACAAGAGCATTTAAAGATATGGCATTACAACCTTTTGGATCTATTTTAAGTTCAATTGCTAAAAAAAGAGATGAGAAGTATCTAATTTTAGCAGCAACAAGTGGAGATACAGGTCCAGCTGCACTAAATACTTTCAAAAACAAAGAGAATATAAAAATAGCTTGTATGTATCCAGATGGTGGAACTTCAGATGTACAAAGATTACAAATGGTTTGTGAAGATGGAGAAAATCAAAAAGTTATTGGAATAAAAGGTAACTTTGATGATGCACAAACAGCATTAAAAAATCTTTTAAACTCACAATCATTTAAAAAAGAGTTAGATAATGACGGAATAAAACTAAGTGCAGCAAATTCTGTAAACTTTGGTAGAATTATTTTCCAAATTATATATCACTTCCACTCATATTTAGAATTAATTAGACAAAATGAGATTAAAAACCATGATAAAATCTATCTAGTAGTTCCAAGTGGTAATTTTGGTAACGTATTAGGTGCATATTATGCTAAAAAAATGGGATTACCTATTGAAAAACTTCTTGTTGCTTCTAATGAAAATAATATATTAACAGAATGGATTAACACAGGTGTTTATGACATAAAAGATAAACAATTAATTCTTACAAAATCTCCTGCAATGGATATATTAAAATCTTCAAATATAGAAAGAGTAATGTATGATTTATTTGGAGCAAAAAGAACAAAAGAGTTATTTGAGAATTTAGCAAAAGATAATATTTTTACATTAACAAATGATGAAAAACAACTATTACAATCTGAATTTTCAGCTATAAACTCAGATGATAGTTATGGTGCTATAAAAATAAAAGAGTTTTTAGATAATGGTTACTTAATGGATCCACATACGGCTACTTGTCTTAAAGCTTATGAAAACTTAAGAGAAAAAGATTTAAAAACTGTAATTTATTCTACTGCTGAGTGGACAAAATTCTCACCAACAGTATTAAATGCACTAAAGCAAGATAATACAAAATATAACGATAAAGAAGCTTTAGAAGAAATTGCGCATAAATACAATGCAACTTTACCTGACAACATTAAAAAATTATTTAATTCTAAAATTATTCACAAAACTATCATAGATAAAAAAGACATAGAAGAAGAAATCGTAAGATTTATTAGAGAGAATTAA
- the argB gene encoding acetylglutamate kinase, translating to MHKKQHKVQVLLDAIPHIKKFYGKTIVIKYGGSAQTSPDLQAKFAEDIVLLKLVGMNPIIVHGGGAKISDLLEKLGIPTEFVNGHRVTSQETMRIVEMVLSGDINKNITSLLNHHGAKAIGISGKDSSIINAKPKEDGKFGFTGVVTKVNGELINNLVKQGYIPVIAPIADSDKPNHPGFNINADVAASKVAIAVNAQKVLFLTDTKGVLDKEANLLNSLDKEDVEKLKEDGTIAGGMIPKVDSCIDAIYNGVNKAHIIDGRVEHSILLELFTSDGVGTQFLRKDGKNNGIDIEKLLKEI from the coding sequence ATGCATAAAAAACAACATAAAGTTCAAGTGTTGCTAGATGCAATACCTCATATTAAAAAATTTTATGGAAAAACAATAGTTATCAAATATGGTGGTTCTGCACAAACTAGTCCTGATTTACAAGCAAAATTTGCAGAAGATATAGTATTATTAAAGTTAGTGGGTATGAATCCAATTATTGTTCATGGTGGGGGAGCAAAAATTTCTGATCTTTTAGAAAAATTAGGAATACCAACTGAATTTGTAAATGGACATAGGGTAACAAGTCAAGAGACTATGAGAATTGTTGAGATGGTTCTTAGTGGAGATATAAATAAAAATATTACTTCATTACTAAATCACCATGGGGCAAAAGCTATTGGTATTTCAGGTAAAGACTCATCAATAATAAATGCTAAACCTAAAGAAGATGGTAAATTTGGTTTTACAGGTGTTGTTACAAAAGTAAATGGTGAACTTATTAATAATCTTGTAAAACAAGGTTATATTCCTGTAATTGCACCAATTGCAGATAGTGATAAACCAAATCATCCAGGATTTAATATAAATGCAGATGTTGCAGCAAGTAAAGTTGCAATTGCAGTAAATGCTCAAAAAGTATTATTTTTAACAGATACAAAAGGTGTATTAGATAAAGAAGCTAATCTTTTAAATTCATTAGACAAAGAAGATGTTGAAAAATTAAAAGAAGATGGAACAATTGCTGGTGGAATGATTCCTAAAGTTGATTCATGCATTGATGCTATTTATAATGGCGTAAATAAAGCTCATATAATCGATGGAAGAGTTGAACACTCAATTTTATTAGAATTATTCACTAGTGATGGAGTTGGTACTCAATTTCTTAGAAAAGACGGTAAAAATAACGGAATTGACATAGAAAAATTATTAAAAGAAATATAG
- a CDS encoding sensor domain-containing diguanylate cyclase: MRTKNKIIFLVIFITFSMFVLLIANLIYNFRDYGVKNIDDKAHVLAKTIEHSLTSQMVTGVIENRELFLSQLEDLPNIDKIWLSRGKDVVEMFGIGFNNEIARDEIDKEVLKTGNIKRVISENIFSKSHYRITIPYKATSQGKINCMQCHTNAKEGDTLGAITITMSIDDSKEVGITTVAHTAVIALLLMVIIIFLINMLISPFLSVFDEIKKVMSKAQDGDYSQRIDNPEGKESKDVASWINGLLEKLESSLDEMDSKISVFLTENSVDEKDHLINVKNTVDRLSDVYRFRKTIEYDDTLEEVYSRLAHVFKEQLGLKDFNFFESDTIHNKINVVYVENQLYCDITEMGCRADRTNTIIDSTQFQNVCSACKKCKETNYFCVPYSISNELDLIVSIYTNKEEETKRIRELIPYIKDYIDTAKTVIVSKKLMNILELNARTDPLTGLYNRKYLEDSIDKITAQATRANIKYGVLMVDIDHFKKVNDTYGHDVGDNAIKIVAETLIENTRESDIVIRFGGEEFIVLLYNCDEKSVDKLSLKIKEAFALKKIPAGNTTISKTMSIGTSMYPKDNDNVKDCIKYADLALYEAKETGRNKVVAFHEELLKK; the protein is encoded by the coding sequence ATGCGAACTAAAAATAAAATTATATTTCTTGTAATATTCATCACATTTTCCATGTTTGTTTTATTAATTGCTAATTTAATTTATAACTTTAGAGATTATGGTGTAAAAAATATCGATGACAAAGCACATGTACTTGCAAAAACTATTGAACACTCCTTAACTTCCCAAATGGTTACAGGTGTTATTGAAAATAGAGAACTATTTTTAAGTCAATTAGAAGATTTACCAAATATTGATAAAATCTGGTTAAGTAGAGGTAAAGATGTTGTAGAGATGTTTGGGATAGGGTTTAATAATGAAATAGCAAGAGATGAAATTGATAAAGAAGTTTTAAAAACAGGAAATATAAAAAGAGTAATTAGTGAAAATATTTTTTCAAAAAGTCATTATAGAATTACTATTCCTTATAAAGCTACATCACAAGGAAAAATAAACTGTATGCAATGTCATACAAATGCAAAAGAAGGTGATACTTTAGGAGCAATTACGATTACTATGTCTATTGATGATTCTAAAGAAGTAGGAATCACAACAGTTGCTCATACAGCAGTTATAGCCTTACTTCTAATGGTTATTATTATTTTCTTAATAAATATGTTAATCTCTCCATTTTTAAGTGTATTTGATGAGATTAAAAAAGTTATGAGTAAAGCACAAGATGGAGATTATTCTCAAAGAATAGATAATCCAGAAGGAAAAGAATCAAAAGATGTGGCTTCTTGGATTAATGGCTTACTTGAAAAATTAGAGAGTTCTTTGGATGAGATGGATTCTAAAATTTCAGTTTTCTTAACTGAAAATAGTGTGGATGAAAAAGACCACTTGATTAATGTAAAAAATACCGTTGATAGACTTTCTGATGTTTATAGATTTAGAAAAACTATTGAATATGACGATACATTAGAAGAAGTATATTCTAGACTTGCACATGTATTTAAAGAACAATTAGGTTTAAAAGATTTTAACTTTTTTGAATCTGATACTATTCATAATAAAATAAATGTTGTATATGTAGAAAATCAATTATATTGCGATATTACAGAAATGGGTTGTAGAGCAGATAGAACAAATACAATAATCGATTCAACACAATTTCAAAATGTATGTTCTGCTTGTAAGAAATGTAAAGAAACTAACTATTTTTGTGTTCCTTACTCTATATCTAATGAATTAGATTTAATTGTATCAATTTATACAAATAAAGAAGAAGAAACAAAAAGAATTAGAGAACTTATTCCATATATTAAAGATTATATTGATACTGCTAAAACAGTAATTGTAAGTAAAAAACTTATGAATATTCTTGAATTAAATGCTAGAACTGATCCTTTAACAGGACTTTACAATAGAAAATATTTAGAAGATTCAATTGATAAAATAACAGCACAAGCAACAAGAGCAAACATCAAATATGGTGTATTAATGGTAGATATTGACCACTTTAAAAAAGTTAATGATACTTATGGACATGATGTTGGAGATAATGCTATAAAAATTGTTGCTGAAACATTAATTGAAAATACAAGAGAGTCTGATATTGTTATTAGATTTGGGGGAGAAGAGTTTATAGTATTACTTTACAATTGTGATGAAAAATCAGTTGACAAGCTATCTTTAAAAATAAAAGAAGCGTTTGCTCTTAAAAAAATACCTGCAGGAAATACAACTATTAGCAAAACTATGAGTATTGGTACAAGTATGTATCCAAAAGATAATGATAATGTTAAAGATTGTATTAAATATGCAGATTTAGCTTTATATGAAGCAAAAGAGACTGGAAGAAATAAAGTAGTAGCATTTCATGAAGAATTACTAAAGAAGTAG